The Pseudomonas azotoformans genome has a segment encoding these proteins:
- a CDS encoding helix-turn-helix domain-containing protein, with translation MDIGVAFGKVLRQKRKDAGLTQEQLAHEADVQRNYVSLIERGIHHPTIAVVFKLAHALRCPPSVLISDLEKAVSDTPESN, from the coding sequence GTGGATATTGGCGTAGCTTTCGGAAAAGTCCTTCGCCAGAAGCGTAAGGACGCCGGACTGACCCAGGAACAGCTTGCCCATGAGGCTGACGTGCAGCGCAATTATGTCAGCTTGATCGAACGAGGAATTCACCATCCCACAATTGCAGTTGTGTTCAAGCTTGCACATGCATTGCGGTGCCCTCCATCCGTTCTCATATCGGATTTAGAGAAAGCAGTTAGCGACACCCCTGAGTCAAATTGA
- a CDS encoding restriction endonuclease, producing MIEAALIDFFEIQDPHIFELFTMAYLELKGFQIERRPAVGADGGKDMIVLEGGMFGSTTRWMVSCKHRISSHASIGSNDDGLDATKMMENHCQGALFVYSRPITEGLLRHIEAVAGRYRYRYWVLTNFEIQSDLVSDPKFYNLISQCFPQSYSRLIQHVHGGSCACTYEVGGMYLIPYFDHQVGVVKHEKACGSCYTNVQEGLQREGFNFGNGVCIAPDLEN from the coding sequence ATGATCGAAGCTGCCCTGATTGATTTCTTTGAAATTCAAGACCCTCACATTTTTGAGTTGTTCACTATGGCTTATCTTGAGCTGAAGGGCTTTCAGATCGAGCGGCGACCCGCTGTCGGGGCCGATGGCGGTAAGGACATGATCGTTTTAGAGGGCGGGATGTTCGGGAGTACTACCAGATGGATGGTAAGCTGCAAACATCGTATTTCAAGTCACGCCAGCATAGGGTCTAACGATGATGGTCTCGATGCGACAAAGATGATGGAGAACCATTGTCAGGGGGCTCTGTTTGTCTATTCAAGACCTATAACCGAGGGCCTGCTTAGACACATTGAGGCAGTAGCGGGACGTTACCGTTACCGTTATTGGGTCCTGACAAACTTCGAGATTCAAAGTGATCTTGTAAGCGATCCCAAGTTCTATAACTTGATCAGCCAATGCTTCCCACAGTCTTATTCGCGACTCATCCAGCATGTTCATGGGGGGTCGTGCGCTTGCACCTACGAGGTAGGTGGCATGTATCTCATCCCATATTTTGACCATCAGGTGGGTGTGGTCAAGCATGAGAAGGCTTGCGGGTCTTGCTACACCAACGTGCAGGAAGGGCTGCAAAGAGAAGGATTCAATTTCGGAAACGGTGTCTGCATCGCTCCAGACCTCGAAAATTAA
- the zipA gene encoding cell division protein ZipA — translation MEIGLREWLIVIGIIVIAGILFDGWRRMRGGKGKLKFRLDRNLSNLPDDDGSAELLGPPRVLDTHKEPQLDEHDLPSMSAPVREAREPSSKRGKRAAPVVAEPRQADLDLDVDDGPSFSSRDDDFPDENAGKNAPRQSVNDQPAAEEVLVISVICRDAAGFKGPALLQNILESGLRFGEMDIFHRHESMAGNGEVLFSMANAVKPGTFDLDDIDLFSTPAVSFFLGLPGPRHPKQAFDVMVAAARKLSQELNGELKDDQRSVLTAQTIEHYRQRIVEFERRALTQKR, via the coding sequence ATGGAAATCGGTCTGCGCGAGTGGCTGATCGTCATCGGCATAATTGTCATTGCCGGTATTCTTTTTGATGGCTGGCGCCGCATGCGTGGTGGCAAGGGCAAGCTCAAATTCCGTCTGGACCGCAACCTGTCCAACTTGCCTGACGACGACGGCAGCGCCGAGCTGCTGGGGCCGCCCCGTGTGCTGGATACCCATAAAGAACCGCAACTGGACGAGCACGACTTGCCGTCGATGAGCGCGCCGGTGCGTGAAGCCCGCGAGCCGTCTTCCAAGCGTGGCAAGCGCGCCGCGCCGGTGGTGGCCGAACCGCGCCAGGCCGACCTGGACCTGGACGTCGATGACGGCCCGAGCTTCAGCAGCCGCGACGATGATTTCCCGGATGAAAACGCTGGCAAGAACGCGCCGCGCCAATCCGTGAACGACCAGCCTGCCGCCGAAGAAGTGCTGGTGATCAGCGTGATCTGCCGCGATGCCGCCGGCTTCAAGGGCCCGGCTTTGTTGCAAAATATTCTGGAAAGCGGCCTGCGTTTCGGCGAGATGGATATCTTCCACCGCCACGAAAGCATGGCCGGTAACGGCGAAGTGCTGTTCTCCATGGCCAACGCGGTCAAGCCGGGCACCTTCGACCTGGACGATATCGACCTGTTCAGCACTCCAGCGGTGAGCTTCTTCCTTGGCCTGCCAGGCCCGCGTCACCCGAAACAGGCGTTCGACGTGATGGTCGCCGCAGCCCGCAAGCTGTCCCAGGAACTGAACGGCGAACTCAAGGACGACCAGCGCAGCGTCCTGACCGCCCAGACCATCGAGCATTACCGTCAGCGCATCGTCGAGTTCGAGCGTCGCGCCCTGACACAAAAACGCTGA
- a CDS encoding DEAD/DEAH box helicase, with protein sequence MNSKIIHVSIAAPGTGKTMAAISAIPGMLAHGKKILYVAPTLALADQVLKDIRRICSFLEPIIIDSRCEGSAEANLNKMLNPKEISHLIICQHITFQKCSTKHLRDWTIIIDELPMPISLRHMTFDQIQLKRLDLIEIIDNQIKIKQNKYEAIKNEVATFKKSNNQGYNQIDTTLSPAAQDIYSAILNKLPVFADTYYSGREKTVIRIIEEYGFFERFHMAQEVHLLSATLKGSLFDWFARANGFTYAHSHFAQSTVDNGKDVTIFPMLSDKNHCSRGVLDSVDSASNDGCTVLQSMANFISQQLTNRESCLMFAYKWGKNVRSGKFIQCKIDSRGLNNFTDTHCAFTAFHGNPNPLAYKSLEYIAKKYNRPTDALQKAWKFTYKLEMTLQNVFRTSLRSKTIDKPVKLYVQDNEAAEFLKNTYLPNAKIENSMARTYKEKKKPGPAPHPERERAIILLKNGMKQADVARETMLDKMTICKYAKLIHRIKAEENRANSTHTLEQWL encoded by the coding sequence ATGAACAGCAAAATCATTCACGTATCTATTGCAGCACCTGGCACAGGTAAAACCATGGCGGCAATTTCTGCTATTCCTGGAATGCTTGCTCATGGAAAAAAAATTCTCTACGTAGCACCAACACTTGCACTGGCAGACCAAGTTCTTAAAGACATCCGTAGAATTTGTAGTTTTCTTGAACCTATTATTATTGATTCACGCTGTGAAGGATCAGCAGAGGCAAACCTGAACAAAATGCTGAACCCAAAAGAAATTTCGCATTTAATTATCTGCCAGCATATCACTTTCCAAAAGTGTTCAACAAAACACTTGCGCGACTGGACGATCATCATTGATGAGCTGCCTATGCCCATCAGTCTTCGTCATATGACCTTCGACCAAATACAACTCAAGCGCTTGGACCTCATTGAGATCATTGACAACCAAATCAAAATCAAACAAAACAAATACGAAGCCATCAAAAATGAAGTAGCCACGTTCAAAAAATCTAACAACCAGGGATACAATCAAATTGACACCACATTATCCCCTGCCGCGCAAGATATTTACAGCGCGATTTTGAACAAGCTTCCCGTATTCGCTGATACATATTATTCAGGCCGTGAAAAAACCGTGATTCGAATCATTGAAGAATATGGATTTTTCGAACGATTCCACATGGCACAAGAAGTACATCTTTTGTCAGCCACGCTCAAGGGCTCACTGTTCGATTGGTTCGCGAGAGCCAATGGGTTTACGTATGCACACTCACACTTCGCTCAAAGCACCGTCGACAACGGAAAAGATGTAACTATTTTTCCAATGCTGTCCGACAAGAACCACTGCTCACGAGGAGTATTGGATTCAGTGGACAGTGCTTCCAATGACGGATGCACAGTCCTGCAATCGATGGCAAATTTTATTAGCCAACAATTGACTAACCGGGAATCCTGCCTGATGTTTGCGTACAAATGGGGCAAAAATGTCCGTAGTGGTAAATTCATTCAGTGCAAAATTGATAGCCGTGGACTCAATAATTTTACAGATACACATTGCGCATTCACAGCATTCCATGGAAACCCTAATCCATTGGCATACAAATCGCTTGAATACATTGCAAAAAAATACAACAGACCAACAGATGCACTGCAAAAAGCATGGAAATTCACATACAAGTTGGAAATGACTTTGCAGAATGTCTTTCGGACGTCGCTGCGAAGCAAAACAATCGACAAGCCGGTCAAACTGTACGTCCAAGATAATGAAGCCGCCGAATTTTTGAAAAACACGTACCTTCCAAATGCAAAAATTGAAAACAGTATGGCTAGAACCTACAAGGAGAAGAAAAAGCCTGGGCCAGCACCACACCCGGAACGCGAACGGGCGATTATTTTGCTCAAAAACGGTATGAAGCAGGCAGATGTTGCACGGGAAACCATGCTTGATAAGATGACCATCTGCAAATACGCAAAACTCATTCATCGGATCAAAGCAGAAGAAAACAGGGCAAACTCCACCCATACCCTTGAACAGTGGTTGTAA
- the ligA gene encoding NAD-dependent DNA ligase LigA, with translation MTAAHTRILELRAELDQHNYRYHVLDEPSIPDAEYDRLFHELKALEAEHPDLVTRDSPTQRVGSAALSAFTQVKHEIPMLSLGNAFDETTMLEFDRRVTEGLDLPAGDLFGGGAVVEYSCEPKLDGLAVSLLYQDGELVRGATRGDGTTGEDISVNVRTVRNIPLKLHGSGWPATLEVRGEVFMSKAGFERLNASQLEVGGKTFANPRNAAAGSLRQLDSKITASRPLEFCCYGVTTDISDTHIGNLQQLQKWGMPISHELKLAKGIQDCLDYYRDIGERRNSLPYEIDGVVFKVNSIASQRELGFRAREPRWAIAHKFPALEELTELLDVEFQVGRTGAVTPVARLKPVKVAGVTVSNATLHNMDEVARLGVMIGDTVIIRRAGDVIPQVVSVVLERRPENARAVPIPESCPVCGSHVERTQLVKRSKGKETVSEGAVYRCVGRLACGAQLKQAIIHFVSRRAMDIDGLGDKTIEQLVDEKLIGSPADLYKLKYEQIIDLEGFADISSKKLITAIENSKSPTLARFIYALGIPDVGEETAKVLARSLASLERVQKALPEVLTYLPDVGLEVAHEIHSFFEDSHNQDVIGALLSPQECGLQLQDQGDLSAEFAASTTLGGLLDKLHVPSVGPGAAQKLADKFVTLEGVIKADWLDMRQALPEKQAKAVREFFDNAENARRALAIEQQLKDFGMHWDSEKKVVEGLPEAGHTWVLTGSLELMSRDVAKEKLESLGAKVAGSVSAKTHCVVAGPGAGSKLAKASELGLKVLDEEAFVAFLAKHNITV, from the coding sequence ATGACCGCCGCCCACACCCGCATCCTCGAACTGCGCGCTGAACTGGATCAGCACAACTACCGCTACCACGTCCTCGACGAGCCGAGCATTCCGGATGCCGAATACGACCGGCTGTTCCATGAGCTCAAGGCCCTGGAAGCCGAGCACCCGGACCTGGTTACGCGCGACTCCCCGACGCAGCGGGTCGGCAGTGCAGCGTTGTCGGCGTTCACCCAGGTCAAGCATGAGATTCCCATGCTCAGCCTCGGCAACGCGTTTGATGAAACCACCATGCTCGAGTTTGATCGTCGGGTCACCGAAGGCCTCGACCTGCCGGCCGGCGATCTGTTTGGCGGTGGCGCGGTGGTGGAATACAGCTGCGAACCTAAGCTGGATGGCCTGGCGGTCAGCCTGCTGTATCAGGACGGTGAGCTGGTGCGCGGCGCCACCCGTGGCGACGGTACCACCGGCGAAGACATCAGCGTCAACGTGCGCACCGTGCGCAATATCCCGTTGAAACTGCACGGCAGCGGCTGGCCGGCGACCCTGGAAGTGCGGGGTGAAGTGTTCATGTCCAAGGCCGGTTTCGAGCGGCTCAATGCCTCGCAACTGGAAGTCGGCGGCAAGACTTTCGCCAACCCGCGCAACGCCGCGGCCGGCAGCTTGCGTCAGTTGGATTCGAAGATTACTGCCAGTCGACCCCTGGAATTCTGCTGCTACGGTGTGACCACTGATATCAGCGACACCCACATCGGCAACCTGCAACAGTTGCAGAAATGGGGCATGCCCATCAGCCATGAGCTGAAGCTGGCCAAAGGCATCCAGGATTGCCTGGATTACTACCGCGATATCGGCGAGCGCCGTAACAGCCTGCCGTATGAGATCGACGGCGTGGTGTTCAAGGTCAACAGCATCGCCTCCCAACGTGAGCTTGGCTTCCGTGCCCGCGAACCGCGCTGGGCCATCGCGCATAAATTCCCGGCCCTGGAAGAGCTGACCGAATTGCTCGACGTGGAATTCCAGGTCGGCCGCACCGGCGCCGTCACGCCGGTCGCCCGCCTGAAACCGGTCAAGGTCGCGGGTGTCACCGTGTCCAATGCCACCTTGCACAACATGGATGAAGTGGCGCGCCTGGGCGTGATGATCGGCGATACCGTGATCATCCGCCGCGCGGGGGATGTGATCCCGCAGGTGGTCTCGGTGGTGCTTGAGCGCCGGCCGGAAAACGCCCGTGCGGTGCCGATCCCCGAGAGCTGCCCGGTGTGTGGTTCCCACGTGGAGCGCACGCAACTGGTCAAGCGCAGCAAGGGCAAGGAAACCGTCAGCGAAGGCGCAGTGTACCGGTGCGTTGGGCGTCTGGCCTGTGGCGCGCAGCTCAAGCAGGCGATCATCCACTTCGTTTCGCGCCGCGCCATGGACATCGACGGCCTGGGCGACAAGACCATCGAGCAATTGGTGGATGAAAAACTCATTGGCTCGCCGGCCGACCTCTACAAACTCAAGTACGAGCAGATCATCGACCTGGAAGGCTTTGCCGACATTTCCAGCAAGAAGCTGATCACCGCCATCGAAAACAGCAAGTCTCCGACCCTGGCGCGTTTTATCTACGCCCTCGGCATTCCCGATGTAGGCGAGGAGACCGCCAAGGTTCTGGCGCGCTCCCTGGCCTCCCTGGAGCGCGTGCAGAAGGCCTTGCCCGAAGTGCTCACGTACTTGCCGGACGTGGGCCTGGAAGTGGCGCATGAGATTCATAGTTTCTTTGAAGACAGCCATAACCAGGACGTGATCGGCGCGCTGCTGTCGCCGCAAGAATGCGGCCTGCAATTGCAGGATCAGGGCGACCTGAGTGCCGAATTCGCCGCCAGCACCACCCTGGGCGGGTTGCTCGACAAACTGCACGTACCGAGCGTCGGCCCCGGTGCTGCGCAGAAGCTGGCGGACAAGTTCGTCACCCTCGAAGGCGTGATCAAGGCCGACTGGCTCGACATGCGCCAGGCCCTGCCCGAGAAGCAGGCCAAGGCCGTGCGCGAGTTCTTCGACAACGCCGAGAATGCCCGCCGCGCCCTGGCCATCGAGCAACAGCTCAAGGACTTCGGCATGCATTGGGACAGCGAGAAGAAAGTCGTCGAAGGCTTGCCCGAAGCGGGCCACACCTGGGTACTCACTGGCTCCCTGGAGCTGATGAGCCGCGACGTGGCCAAGGAAAAGCTCGAAAGCCTCGGCGCCAAGGTGGCGGGTTCCGTGTCGGCGAAGACTCATTGCGTGGTGGCGGGGCCGGGGGCCGGTTCCAAACTGGCCAAGGCCAGCGAGCTGGGCCTGAAGGTATTGGACGAAGAGGCTTTCGTCGCCTTCCTCGCCAAGCACAACATCACGGTCTGA
- a CDS encoding HNH endonuclease, translated as MKLEALRPTRKLLIIDCVQQAGIDVTAWSFRSDGRPVALPQSNGGYCYEWSFRSSNGSILLLCVWFEELQVDDHGRIFFSRNLKVYAEDLIRQLEKAPKNRNRTIKDPSISRAGHFHSTVQLAHLNAIPVRVVIVSGPVGESDEIDPGTDRAIGRYLDDEFWHVEGFNGDTGAFSLVRGDNSRQTLAPVMDPIDGMPHIPEKYESVDAGKIVDQFHAEARPSAYTYQGVQRYRDPNVRAIVLARSKGICELTMAPGFRMANGGTYLETHHIIPLCEGGPDTVENVIALSADAHRQAHYALNRDELRQRCLEIVRSYESAVNV; from the coding sequence ATGAAATTGGAAGCCCTAAGACCGACGAGAAAATTGTTGATTATCGATTGTGTGCAACAAGCGGGCATCGACGTCACTGCTTGGAGCTTCAGGAGTGATGGTCGCCCTGTAGCCTTGCCACAATCTAATGGAGGGTATTGTTACGAATGGTCATTCCGGAGCAGCAACGGAAGCATACTGCTATTGTGCGTTTGGTTTGAAGAGCTGCAAGTTGATGATCATGGGAGAATTTTCTTCTCAAGAAATCTGAAGGTATATGCGGAAGATTTGATTCGGCAACTTGAGAAAGCGCCCAAAAACAGGAATCGAACAATCAAGGACCCGAGCATTAGTCGTGCAGGGCATTTTCACTCGACTGTTCAGCTTGCACATCTAAATGCAATTCCTGTCCGAGTGGTAATCGTGTCTGGCCCCGTAGGTGAGTCGGATGAAATCGACCCTGGAACTGATCGTGCCATCGGCCGTTATTTAGATGATGAATTCTGGCACGTGGAAGGTTTTAACGGCGATACAGGGGCTTTCAGCCTCGTGCGAGGGGATAACAGTCGCCAGACTTTAGCGCCTGTAATGGACCCTATCGATGGGATGCCGCACATACCCGAAAAATACGAATCTGTTGATGCTGGGAAAATTGTGGACCAGTTTCACGCCGAAGCGCGACCTTCTGCTTACACCTACCAAGGCGTCCAGCGATATCGTGATCCGAATGTCCGAGCAATCGTGTTAGCGAGGTCGAAAGGTATTTGCGAATTGACAATGGCGCCGGGGTTTCGGATGGCAAACGGCGGCACGTATCTAGAAACGCATCACATAATCCCACTCTGTGAGGGTGGTCCTGACACCGTTGAAAATGTCATTGCGTTGTCTGCTGATGCACACCGCCAGGCTCACTATGCCTTGAACCGTGACGAGCTTAGGCAGCGATGCCTTGAGATTGTCAGATCGTACGAATCTGCGGTGAACGTCTGA
- a CDS encoding zinc-binding metallopeptidase family protein, whose translation MFRYFEQLSSRIAAPFVAGTSRDSKVWQCRCGQSLFFRNSQCLACQALLGYQPQRSRLASLQPGPVEGTWLQDGNLDAGTFRRCANLDTPAACNWLIPAHSTASLCVACSLNRTIPDLSIPENHERWRKVETAKRRLVAQLISLGLQVVPKSVDEDTGLAFDFVGIDLEGNAPMTGHANGLITLDIKEADDAHREKVRVQMREPYRTLLGHFRHEVGHYYWDRLIANTHWLEPFRQLFGDERASYAEALDQHYQNGPRPDWQQTCVSAYATMHPWEDWAETWAHYLHMMDAVDTALGFGMSAREMDLDYQPFPLTTLYDPEHPGGVAFLSFVNAWIELAGMLNELSRSMGQPDFYPFVLPPAVIAKLHFIHLVIQEEGGRADEAVIL comes from the coding sequence ATGTTCCGCTACTTCGAGCAACTCAGTTCGCGCATTGCAGCACCCTTCGTAGCTGGCACCTCCCGCGATAGCAAGGTGTGGCAGTGCCGCTGCGGCCAATCGTTGTTCTTTCGCAACAGCCAGTGCCTGGCCTGCCAAGCGCTGCTGGGCTATCAACCCCAACGAAGTCGACTCGCCTCCCTGCAACCCGGCCCGGTCGAAGGCACATGGCTACAGGACGGCAACCTCGACGCCGGCACCTTCCGCCGCTGCGCCAATCTCGACACGCCGGCCGCCTGCAACTGGCTGATCCCGGCCCACAGCACCGCGTCGCTGTGCGTGGCGTGCAGCCTGAACCGCACCATTCCTGACTTATCGATCCCGGAAAACCACGAGCGCTGGCGCAAAGTCGAAACCGCCAAGCGCCGTCTGGTGGCGCAACTGATCAGCCTGGGTCTGCAAGTGGTGCCCAAAAGCGTCGACGAAGACACCGGCCTGGCCTTCGACTTTGTCGGCATCGATCTGGAAGGCAACGCGCCAATGACCGGCCATGCCAACGGCCTGATCACCCTGGACATCAAGGAAGCCGACGACGCCCACCGCGAAAAAGTCCGCGTACAAATGCGCGAACCCTATCGCACCCTGCTTGGACACTTTCGCCATGAAGTCGGCCATTACTACTGGGACCGGCTGATCGCCAATACCCATTGGCTTGAACCGTTTCGCCAGCTGTTCGGCGACGAACGCGCCAGTTACGCCGAGGCCCTCGACCAGCACTACCAGAACGGCCCACGCCCGGACTGGCAGCAAACCTGCGTCAGCGCCTACGCCACTATGCATCCCTGGGAAGACTGGGCCGAAACCTGGGCGCATTACCTGCACATGATGGACGCCGTCGACACCGCCCTCGGCTTTGGCATGAGCGCCCGCGAGATGGACCTGGATTACCAGCCATTCCCACTCACCACCCTCTACGACCCCGAACACCCCGGCGGCGTGGCGTTCCTGTCGTTCGTCAATGCCTGGATCGAGCTGGCCGGCATGCTCAATGAACTGTCGCGCAGCATGGGCCAGCCGGATTTCTATCCCTTCGTGCTGCCACCGGCGGTGATTGCCAAATTGCACTTCATTCATCTGGTGATTCAGGAGGAGGGCGGCAGGGCCGATGAGGCGGTGATTCTGTAG
- a CDS encoding recombinase family protein yields MSRTFLYCRVSTSTQFNANQVQEVKAAGFDVQASRVIEEVISGSIAASERQGFQKLLDRMETGDVLIVTKLDRLGRNAMDVRQTVEYLAGIGIRVHCLALGGVDLTSPAGKMTMQVLSAVAEFERDLLIERTQQGLKRAKAEGKKLGRPEAKGTTASVQHLKTKNMTQAQAAAELGIGIATVKRHWNKS; encoded by the coding sequence ATGTCCCGCACATTTCTATACTGCCGTGTTTCAACGTCCACTCAGTTCAATGCAAACCAAGTGCAAGAAGTGAAAGCAGCTGGATTCGACGTACAGGCAAGCCGGGTAATAGAAGAAGTCATATCGGGTAGCATTGCTGCCAGTGAACGCCAAGGGTTTCAAAAGCTATTGGATCGGATGGAAACAGGTGACGTACTGATCGTGACCAAACTGGACCGTTTGGGCCGCAACGCAATGGATGTGCGTCAGACCGTTGAATATCTAGCTGGAATTGGAATTCGCGTACATTGCCTAGCATTAGGCGGCGTAGACCTGACCAGCCCGGCTGGCAAGATGACAATGCAGGTTTTGAGCGCCGTAGCTGAGTTTGAACGTGACCTGCTGATAGAACGTACGCAGCAAGGGTTGAAGCGGGCCAAGGCTGAAGGCAAGAAGCTGGGCAGACCCGAGGCAAAAGGCACGACAGCATCAGTGCAACACCTCAAGACAAAAAATATGACTCAGGCACAGGCAGCAGCTGAACTTGGTATTGGCATTGCAACGGTAAAGCGTCACTGGAACAAAAGCTGA